Genomic window (Oikeobacillus pervagus):
TGATCCATGATCCGGATTTTATCATTTTAGATGAACCATTCAGTGGCTTAGACCCTGTAAACGCTGAAATGCTAAAGGATGTAGTCAAGGATCTAATAAAGAAGCGAAAAACAATCATATTTTGCAGTCATCAAATGGATAGTGTTGAGACCTTCTGCGAAGAAATATGTATCATGAAAAACGGAATCAAGGTATTGTCAGGATCCTTATCTGAAATTAAGAAAAGCTATGGATATCGTTATTTAGATGTACAGTCAGACACGGATCTAGAGCCAGTTTTGGCCCAAAAAGATTATATATACAAACGAAATAACCGAGGTTACTCTATTAAACTTACGAAAGACCAGGCACCACTGAAGCTTCTACAGGAAATTGAGCAACTATATGGAGTGCGAAGTCTTTCTCTAAGGGAGCCTAGCCTACATCAAATATTCATCGAAAAAACGGGGGCGTAAATATGAGAAGCTTTGGGATTATACTCCAGCAGACCTATCTTCAAGCTGTACGATCTAAGTCGTATGTGTGGATGACCATTGTGTTGGTTTTCATTGGGGCTTTCATCTTAGCACTACCAAGTGTAATGGAGAAGTTCTCAAACAAGGAGGAATCCGGAAATTATGTTTTAATTACGAATGATGATTTCCAAATGAGTCAGCAACAATTGGATACCTTCCAATCAACTCATATCTTTAAACTTGGCGATAACTCGAATGTTGAAAGTTATAAAGAAAAGATTATAAATAACAAACTTGATGGATTGTTTGTTTTAAAGAATGGATTGAATCCATCATCCATCCAATTGGATTACTATATGGAAAAGGATGATCCTTTACTTGTTCAAAGTATGAAAGCTTTTGTACAAAATCTTTACTTTCAACAAATTATTACTGAGAAAAATATAGATCA
Coding sequences:
- a CDS encoding ABC transporter ATP-binding protein produces the protein MAFEIQGLNKSFGNYQAVSNLNIKLEEGNILGMLGRNGAGKTTTIRMILDIIKPDSGSILWNGRPLSKKELLIGYLPEERGLYPKMNVVEQLVFLARLEGVPSKIAKRQALNWLERLEMTPYIKKKTEELSKGNQQKVQLISCLIHDPDFIILDEPFSGLDPVNAEMLKDVVKDLIKKRKTIIFCSHQMDSVETFCEEICIMKNGIKVLSGSLSEIKKSYGYRYLDVQSDTDLEPVLAQKDYIYKRNNRGYSIKLTKDQAPLKLLQEIEQLYGVRSLSLREPSLHQIFIEKTGA